One genomic window of Glycine max cultivar Williams 82 chromosome 16, Glycine_max_v4.0, whole genome shotgun sequence includes the following:
- the LOC112999760 gene encoding receptor-like protein EIX2, whose product MSHLQVLDLAQNNLSGNIPSCFSNLSAMTLKNQSTDPRIYSEAQYGTSYSSMESIVSVLLWLKGRGDEYRNILGLVTSIDLSSNKLLGEIPREITYLNGLNFLNMSHNQLIGHIPQGIGNMRSLQSIDFSRNQLSGKIPPTIANLSFLSMLDLSYNHLKGNIPTGTQLQTFDASSFIGNNLCGPPLPINCSSNGKTHSYEGSNGHGVNWFFVSMTIGFIVGFWIVIAPLLICRSWRYAYFHFLDHVWFKLQSFRLGSITV is encoded by the coding sequence ATGAGTCATCTTCAGGTTTTAGACCTTGCACAAAACAATCTGTCTGGCAATATACCGAGCTGTTTCAGTAACTTGAGTGCCATGACACTAAAGAACCAAAGTACAGATCCTCGTATCTATTCTGAAGCACAATATGGTACGTCTTACTCTTCGATGGAAAGTATAGTTAGTGTGCTACTATGGCTGAAAGGAAGAGGAGATGAGTACAGAAACATTCTGGGTTTGGTAACAAGCATTGATCTGTCAAGTAACAAGTTATTAGGGGAAATACCAAGAGAAATCACATATCTAAatggattgaattttttaaacatgTCCCACAACCAATTGATTGGTCATATTCCACAAGGTATAGGTAATATGAGATCATTACAGTCCATTGATTTTTCGAGGAATCAACTTTCTGGTAAAATCCCTCCAACCATTGCAAATTTGAGCTTTCTGAGCATGCTAGACTTGTCTTACAATCATTTGAAGGGAAATATTCCAACAGGAACTCAATTGCAAACCTTTGATGCCTCCAGCTTCATCGGCAACAATCTATGTGGTCCACCACTGCCCATAAACTGCAGCTCCAATGGGAAAACCCATAGTTATGAAGGAAGTAATGGGCATGGAGTGAATTGGTTTTTTGTCAGTATGACAATTGGATTTATTGTGGGATTCTGGATAGTGATTGCTCCTTTGCTGATTTGTAGATCATGGCGGTATgcctattttcatttccttgatCATGTGTGGTTCAAACTTCAATCTTTTCGCTTAGGTAGTATCACTGTTTAG
- the LOC100811219 gene encoding receptor-like protein EIX1, whose product MNSSSIYILVFVQLWLLSLPCRESVCIPSERETLLKIKNNLNDPSNRLWSWNPNNTNCCHWYGVLCHNVTSHLLQLHLNTTFSAAFYHFDEEAYEKSQFGGEISPCLADLKHLNYLDLSGNEFLGEGMSIPSFLGTMTSLTHLDLSGTGFMGKIPSQIWNLSNLVYLDLTYADGTIPSQIGNLSNLVYLGLGGHSVVEPLFAENVEWLSSMWKLEYLDLSNANLSKAFHWLHTLQSLPSLTHLYLSGCKLPDYNEPSLLNFSSLQILDLSRTSYSPAISFVPKWIFKLKILVSLQLWGNEIQGPIPGGIRNLTLLQNLDLSGNSFSSSIPDCLYGTQLEGNIPTSLGNLTSLVVLNLSYSQLEGNIPTSLGNLCNLRVIDLSYLKLNQQVNELLEILAPCISHGLTRLAVQSSRLSGNLTDHIGAFKNVERLDFYNNSIGGALPRSFGKLSSLRYLDLSMNKFSGNPFESLRSLSKLLSLHIDGNLFHGVVKEDDLANLTSLTEFVASGNNLTLKVGPNWIPNFQLTYLEVTSWQLGPSFPLWIQSKNQLQYVGLSNTGIFGSIPTQMWEALSQERYLIAG is encoded by the exons ATGAATTCCTCCTCCATTTATATTCTTGTCTTTGTCCAGCTTTGGTTGTTGAGCTTACCATGCAGAGAGAGTGTGTGCATCCCAAGTGAGCGTGAGACACTTTTGAAGATTAAGAATAATCTGAATGATCCTTCAAATAGGCTTTGGTCTTGGAATCCTAATAATACCAACTGTTGCCACTGGTATGGAGTCCTCTGCCACAACGTCACTTCCCATCTTCTTCAGCTTCACCTCAACACTACGTTTTCTGCTGCTTTCTATCACTTCGATGAGGAAGCTTATGAGAAATCCCAGTTTGGTGGAGAGATCAGTCCTTGTTTGGCTGATTTAAAGCATTTGAATTACTTGGACTTGAGCGGCAATGAATTCCTTGGAGAAGGTATGtcaattccttctttccttGGGACAATGACTTCCTTGACTCACCTCGACCTCTCTGGTACTGGATTCATGGGGAAGattccatctcagatttggaatCTCTCCAATTTGGTGTATCTTGACCTGACGTATGCCGATGGAACAATTCCATCTCAGATTGGGAATCTCTCCAATTTGGTGTATCTTGGCCTTGGAGGTCATTCTGTTGTCGAACCTCTGTTTGCTGAAAATGTAGAATGGCTATCAAGTATGTGGAAGCTTGAATATCTTGATTTGAGTAATGCAAACCTATCCAAAGCATTTCATTGGCTACACACTCTCCAATCTCTTCCTTCTTTGACCCACCTATATTTGTCAGGATGCAAACTCCCTGACTATAATGAACCATCCTTGCTCAACTTCTCATCTCTGCAAATTCTCGATCTTTCCCGTACTAGTTATTCCCCTGCCATTTCTTTTGTCCCCAAGTGGATATTCAAATTGAAGATACTTGTTTCTCTTCAATTATGGGGTAATGAAATCCAAGGTCCGATTCCTGGTGGTATTCGAAACCTCacacttcttcaaaatcttgacTTGTCTGGAAATTCATTCTCATCTTCTATACCTGATTGCTTATACG GTACTCAACTTGAAGGAAACATTCCAACTTCTTTGGGTAATTTGACTTCTCTTGTTGTACTTAATTTGTCATATAGTCAACTTGAAGGAAACATTCCAACTTCTTTGGGTAATCTCTGCAACTTAAGGGTGATAGATTTATCATATCTCAAACTCAACCAACAGGTTAATGAACTTTTAGAAATTCTTGCTCCTTGTATTTCCCATGGACTCACAAGACTTGCAGTTCAGAGTTCACGACTTTCAGGCAATCTGACAGATCATATTGGGGCATTTAAAAATGTTGAGCGGCTAGATTTTTACAACAACTCAATTGGTGGTGCTCTTCCTAGATCATTTGGAAAACTTTCATCATTAAGATATCTCGATCTCTCTATGAATAAATTCAGTGGAAATCCATTTGAAAGTCTTCGATCACTCTCTAAATTGTTATCTCTTCATATTGACGGCAATCTTTTTCACGGAGTTGTCAAGGAAGATGATCTTGCAAATCTTACAAGCTTGACGGAGTTTGTCGCATCGGGGAACAATTTAACTTTAAAAGTGGGTCCCAATTGGATTCCTAATTTTCAACTTACCTATTTGGAAGTGACATCATGGCAGTTAGGTCCCAGCTTTCCATTGTGGATTCAGTCAAAAAACCAACTTCAATATGTTGGACTATCTAACACGGGGATTTTCGGTTCTATTCCCACACAGATGTGGGAAGCACTTTCTCAG GAGAGATACCTGATTGCTGGATGA
- the LOC100810679 gene encoding cytokinin hydroxylase, whose translation MEFSALALFSILPLLLLLKLTFSWWVSPIINHLKLKRCGFGGPPPSFPLGNIQEMKKKTSVSSSLGSSNLTHDIHSTVFPYFFRWQNSHGKVFIYWLGTEPFLYIADPEFLKKMSTEVLAKRWGKPRVFRHDRDPMFGNGLVMVEGNEWVRHRHVIAPAFSPLNLKAMASMMTESTNQMIDRWIAQINSGNPEIDVEREVVETAGEIIAKTSFGMKGKNAKEVSEKLRALQMTLFKTTRYVGVPFGKCFNVKKTLEAKKLGKEIDKLLLSVITSRMKSIKRQTQEDLLGLLLQGNNHQGDGKLGKTFTTRDLLDECKTFFFAGHETTALAISWTLLLLAINEDWQIQLRDEIREVVGDKELDINVLAGLRKMKWVMNEVLRLYPTAPNVQRQAREDIKVDNLTVPNGTNMWIDVVAMHHDPALWGKDVNDFRPERFMNDVNGGCNHKMGYLPFGFGGRMCVGRNLSFMEYKIVLTLLLSRFSFKVSPGYNHAPSIMLSLRPTYGLHLIVQPL comes from the exons ATGGAGTTCTCAGCACTTGCCCTCTTTTCTATTTTACCTCTTCTTTTGCTCTTGAAACTAACGTTTTCTTGGTGGGTTTCACCAATCATAAACCATCTTAAGCTTAAAAGATGTGGATTTGGAGGGCCACCCCCAAGCTTTCCTCTTGGAAACATTCaagagatgaaaaagaaaactagCGTTAGTTCTTCATTGGGCTCCTCTAATCTCACCCATGATATACACTCCACTGTGTTCCCCTATTTTTTTCGGTGGCAAAACTCTCACG gAAAGGTGTTTATCTATTGGCTTGGTACAGAACCGTTTTTGTACATTGCAGATCCAGAATTCTTGAAAAAAATGTCCACAGAGGTCTTGGCCAAGAGATGGGGAAAACCTAGAGTGTTTAGACATGACAGAGATCCTATGTTTGGAAATGGTTTGGTTATGGTTGAAGGCAATGAATGGGTTCGTCACCGACATGTTATAGCACCAGCATTTTCTCCTCTTAATTTGAAG GCAATGGCAAGCATGATGACTGAGTCTACAAATCAGATGATAGATAGGTGGATTGCACAAATCAACTCCGGAAACCCCGAAATCGATGTGGAAAGAGAGGTTGTAGAAACGGCCGGAGAAATTATTGCAAAAACAAGCTTTGGCATGAAGGGGAAAAATGCAAAGGAAGTGTCTGAAAAACTACGTGCCCTACAAATGACACTTTTTAAGACAACAAGATATGTGGGTGTTCCATTTGGCAAGTGTTTCAACGTCAAGAAAACCCTAGAGGCCAAGAAGCTTGGCAAAGAGATTGACAAGCTCTTGTTATCCGTCATAACATCTCGTATGAAATCAATCAAAAGACAAACTCAAGAAGACTTGTTGGGATTGTTGTTGCAAGGAAACAATCATCAAGGTGATGGCAAGTTAGGGAAGACATTCACCACTAGAGACTTGTTGGATGAGTGCAAGACTTTCTTCTTTGCTGGCCATGAAACAACGGCATTGGCTATCTCATGGACTTTGTTGCTTCTAGCTATAAATGAAGATTGGCAAATCCAGTTAAGAGATGAGATAAGAGAAGTGGTCGGTGATAAAGAACTTGATATCAACGTGCTTGCGGGGCTTAGAAAG ATGAAGTGGGTGATGAATGAAGTTCTAAGACTCTACCCAACGGCACCAAATGTGCAAAGGCAAGCAAGGGAAGACATTAAAGTTGATAACTTAACAGTGCCTAATGGGACCAACATGTGGATCGATGTTGTGGCGATGCACCATGACCCGGCATTGTGGGGAAAAGATGTCAACGACTTTAGACCAGAGAGATTCATGAATGACGTCAATGGTGGATGTAACCACAAAATGGGGTACTTGCCTTTTGGTTTTGGAGGGAGAATGTGTGTTGGTAGGAACTTGAGCTTTATGGAGTATAAGATAGTGTTAACCCTACTCCTGTCTAGATTTAGTTTCAAAGTTTCACCAGGTTATAACCATGCACCCTCTATCATGCTCTCCCTTAGGCCCACCTATGGACTTCATCTCATAGTTCAGCCACTTTAG